Proteins from a genomic interval of Pelodiscus sinensis isolate JC-2024 unplaced genomic scaffold, ASM4963464v1 ctg37, whole genome shotgun sequence:
- the LOC102448145 gene encoding zinc finger protein RFP-like produces the protein MAAESPVESVREEAPRPVCLEDFTAPVTLQCGHNSCQAPLSPQGRDTEQQGPLLPNRQLANVVELAKPLSFQAAKRARWDGVCGEHQEALKLFCEENQTPIRVGCDRSQAHMVVPKQEAAQDYKEKLEAHLKTLREEREKVLGRKTTAEGTRQEYLKWTQAERQMIVAEFQQLRQFLEEQERLLLAQLEKLDKAIERLQTDTVGKLSAQISHLSKGKCQKPASEFLQDVRSTLSRCETGQFQVPEEISLELEEQVRGFSQKTIALSETLREFKDTLPSALERARGKSLGAFRQGCRTPMFVSSSAPGLQSQGQEMAVAEPVSFKEVAVYFSEEEWALLDPGFPFSSS, from the exons cgccgcgtcccgtctgcctggaggatttcacagcccctgtcactctgcagtgtgggcacaattcctgccaggcccccctcagccctcagggcagagacactgagcagcagggacccctcctgcccaaccggcagctggcaaacgtggtggaactagccaagccgctgagtttccaggcagcaaagagagcaagatgggacggggtgtgtggggagcaccaggaggctctgaagctgttctgtgaagagaATCAAACTCCCATCCGTGTGGGgtgtgacagatcccaggctcacatggtggtgcccaaacaggaagctgcccaggactACAAG gaaaaattggaggcccatttgaagactctgagggaagagagagaaaaggtgctgggaaggaaaacaacagcagaagggacacgccaggagtatctg aaatggacccaagcagagaggcagatgattgtggccgagtttcagcagttgcggcagttcctggaggaacaagagcgactcctgctggcccagctggagaagctggacaaGGCGATTGagaggctccagactgacacgGTCGGGAAACTCTCTGCGCAGATTTCCCATCTCAGCaaggggaagtgtcagaagccagcgagtgaattcctgcag GACGTCAGGAGCACCCTGAGTAG gtgtgagacggggcagttcCAGGTTCCGGAAGAGATTTCTCTTGAACtagaagaacaagtcagaggtttctcccagaaaacaattgctctgtcggagactctgagggagttcaaag acactctgccctctgcactggagagagcaagaggaaaatccttgggagctttcagacagg gctgcagaacacccatgtttgtctccagctcagcccctggcctgcagagccagggacaggagatgGCCGTGGCGGAGCCTGTGAGCTtcaaggaggtggctgtgtatttctctgaggaggaatgggctctgctggacccag GGTTTCCTTTCAGCTCATCATAG